A genome region from Nicotiana tabacum cultivar K326 chromosome 13, ASM71507v2, whole genome shotgun sequence includes the following:
- the LOC142168384 gene encoding uncharacterized protein LOC142168384 isoform X2 — MSSVQYNAGESHGQAQANTEQWVDSGKSIANSAVDKAENATQRASETAEQNKDQNSGLLQQVHICLAALWAQRCG, encoded by the exons atgtCAAGTGTTCAATACAATGCTGGTGAATCCCATGGCCAAGCTCAG GCCAACACAGAGCAGTGGGTAGATTCAGGCAAGAGTATAGCAAATTCTGCTGTAGACAAGGCTGAAAATGCTACCCAAAGAGCTAGTGAGACAGCTGAACAAAACAAGGACCAAAATTCTGGATTGCTCCAACAG gtacatatttGTCTAGCAGCCTTGTGGgcacagaggtgtggttaa
- the LOC142168384 gene encoding uncharacterized protein LOC142168384 isoform X1: MSSVQYNAGESHGQAQANTEQWVDSGKSIANSAVDKAENATQRASETAEQNKDQNSGLLQQFWIFGINSRIQRDVVIEKWILRRGTYLSSSLVGTEVWLIIVGT; encoded by the exons atgtCAAGTGTTCAATACAATGCTGGTGAATCCCATGGCCAAGCTCAG GCCAACACAGAGCAGTGGGTAGATTCAGGCAAGAGTATAGCAAATTCTGCTGTAGACAAGGCTGAAAATGCTACCCAAAGAGCTAGTGAGACAGCTGAACAAAACAAGGACCAAAATTCTGGATTGCTCCAACAG ttttggattttcggCATCAACTCGAGAATTCAACGTGACGTGGTAATCGAAAAGTGGattttgagacgag gtacatatttGTCTAGCAGCCTTGTGGgcacagaggtgtggttaataattgtggggacatag